Proteins from a single region of Streptomyces spectabilis:
- a CDS encoding C40 family peptidase, with the protein MSHTAHIPSHRKPRRSASKMALRAGVAGGVLSTLAVAGAAGTANAAEPVTETIELPTLTADLTAQIAQSADATQQTADGYEARAQQEAAAVKAAKQATKDQKAAEKKAEAEKKAKAEAEAKRKKEAQERAARATERTQLSTNSAPSGGSGGSGGSSSASDTSNVSAPSGGSVSTVISFLKAQLGDAYVMGASGPNAWDCSSLVQAAFKQVNVDLPRVSQAQSTAGTPVSLSNIQPGDILYWGGAGSAYHVGVYIGGGQYLDAANPSKGVVIQDLSGYPASGAVRVL; encoded by the coding sequence ATGTCCCACACCGCTCACATACCCAGCCACCGGAAGCCCCGTCGCAGCGCGTCGAAGATGGCTCTGCGCGCCGGAGTTGCCGGTGGCGTCCTCAGCACCCTGGCAGTGGCCGGCGCCGCTGGTACGGCGAACGCCGCCGAGCCGGTGACCGAGACGATCGAGCTGCCCACCCTCACCGCCGATCTGACCGCTCAGATCGCGCAGTCCGCGGACGCCACGCAGCAGACCGCCGACGGCTACGAGGCGCGCGCCCAGCAGGAGGCCGCCGCCGTCAAGGCCGCCAAGCAGGCCACCAAGGACCAGAAGGCCGCTGAGAAGAAGGCCGAGGCCGAGAAGAAGGCCAAGGCCGAGGCCGAGGCCAAGCGCAAGAAGGAGGCCCAGGAGCGCGCCGCGCGGGCCACCGAGCGCACGCAGCTCAGCACCAACTCCGCCCCCTCCGGCGGTTCCGGTGGCTCCGGTGGCAGCTCCTCCGCCTCCGACACCTCGAACGTCTCCGCGCCCTCCGGCGGCAGCGTGTCCACCGTCATCAGCTTCCTGAAGGCCCAGCTGGGCGACGCGTATGTGATGGGTGCCTCGGGCCCCAACGCGTGGGACTGCTCCAGCCTCGTCCAGGCCGCCTTCAAGCAGGTCAACGTGGACCTGCCGCGCGTCTCGCAGGCCCAGTCGACGGCCGGAACGCCGGTTTCGCTCTCCAACATCCAGCCGGGCGACATCCTGTACTGGGGCGGCGCGGGCTCCGCGTACCACGTGGGCGTCTACATCGGGGGCGGCCAGTACCTGGACGCCGCGAACCCGAGCAAGGGCGTCGTGATCCAGGACCTGTCGGGCTACCCGGCCTCCGGGGCCGTGCGCGTCCTCTGA
- a CDS encoding NADH-quinone oxidoreductase subunit A — MNAYAPILVLGALGAGFAIFSVVMATLVGPKRYNRAKLEAYECGIEPTPTPAGGGRFPIKYYLTAMLFIVFDIEIVFLYPWAVSFDALGIFGLVEMLLFVLTVFVAYAYVWRRGGLEWD; from the coding sequence GTGAACGCGTATGCGCCCATCCTCGTACTGGGAGCCCTCGGGGCAGGCTTTGCGATTTTCTCCGTGGTCATGGCCACGCTTGTCGGCCCCAAGCGCTACAACCGCGCGAAGCTCGAGGCCTACGAGTGCGGAATCGAGCCGACCCCCACGCCGGCCGGCGGCGGGCGTTTCCCCATCAAGTACTACCTGACGGCGATGCTCTTCATCGTCTTCGACATCGAGATCGTCTTTCTCTATCCCTGGGCCGTCAGCTTCGACGCCCTGGGGATTTTCGGGCTCGTGGAGATGCTGCTCTTCGTGCTCACCGTCTTCGTCGCGTACGCGTACGTATGGCGGCGCGGCGGCCTGGAATGGGACTGA
- a CDS encoding NuoB/complex I 20 kDa subunit family protein, translated as MGLEEKLPSGFLLTTVEQAAGWVRKASVFPATFGLACCAIEMMTTGAGRYDLARFGMEVFRGSPRQADLMIVAGRVSQKMAPVLRQVYDQMPNPKWVISMGVCASSGGMFNNYAIVQGVDHVVPVDIYLPGCPPRPEMLMDAILKLHHKIQNTKLGVNAEEAAREAEEAALKALPTIEMKGLLR; from the coding sequence ATGGGACTCGAAGAGAAACTGCCGAGCGGATTCCTGCTGACCACCGTCGAGCAGGCCGCCGGGTGGGTGCGCAAGGCATCCGTCTTTCCCGCCACGTTCGGCCTCGCGTGCTGCGCCATCGAGATGATGACCACCGGCGCCGGGCGCTACGACCTGGCGCGCTTCGGCATGGAGGTCTTCCGCGGCTCACCGCGGCAGGCGGACCTGATGATCGTGGCCGGGCGCGTGAGCCAGAAGATGGCGCCCGTCCTGCGGCAGGTCTATGACCAGATGCCCAACCCCAAGTGGGTGATCTCCATGGGGGTTTGCGCGTCTTCTGGCGGAATGTTCAATAACTACGCGATTGTCCAGGGCGTGGATCATGTCGTCCCGGTCGACATCTATCTGCCCGGCTGTCCGCCCCGGCCCGAGATGCTGATGGACGCGATCCTCAAACTGCACCACAAGATCCAGAACACCAAGCTCGGCGTGAACGCCGAGGAAGCGGCCCGCGAGGCGGAGGAAGCGGCCCTCAAGGCGCTCCCCACCATCGAGATGAAGGGGCTGCTGCGGTGA
- a CDS encoding NADH-quinone oxidoreductase subunit C — MTDANDSATHETNPERDLSASNLPGQRGEHGEEVRVQRGMFGADNGGDTSGYGGLVRSIRLPGAANRPYGGWFDEVADELEGALEEQGLVPENAIEKTVVDRDELTFHIAREHLVRVARTLRDDPALRFELCTGVSGVHFLGDKGRELHAVYHLRSLTHNRLIRLEVSAPDADPHVPSLVAVYPTNDWHERETYDFFGLVFDGHPALTRIMMPDDWQGFPQRKDYPLGGIPVEYKGAQIPAPDQRRSYS; from the coding sequence GTGACCGACGCGAACGACAGCGCCACCCACGAGACCAACCCCGAGCGGGACCTCAGCGCCTCCAACCTCCCCGGCCAGCGCGGTGAGCACGGCGAGGAGGTCCGCGTCCAGCGCGGCATGTTCGGCGCCGACAACGGCGGCGACACCTCCGGTTACGGCGGCCTGGTGCGCTCCATCCGGCTCCCGGGCGCGGCCAACCGGCCCTACGGCGGCTGGTTCGACGAGGTGGCCGACGAGCTCGAAGGCGCCCTGGAGGAACAGGGCCTCGTCCCCGAGAACGCCATCGAGAAGACGGTCGTCGACCGCGACGAGCTGACCTTCCACATCGCGCGCGAGCATCTCGTCCGCGTGGCCCGGACCCTGCGGGACGACCCGGCGCTGCGCTTCGAGCTGTGCACCGGCGTGTCCGGCGTGCACTTCCTCGGAGACAAGGGCCGCGAGCTGCACGCCGTCTACCACCTGCGCTCGCTCACCCACAACCGCCTGATCCGCCTGGAAGTCAGCGCCCCGGACGCCGATCCGCACGTGCCGTCCCTCGTCGCGGTCTATCCGACGAACGACTGGCACGAGCGCGAGACGTATGACTTCTTCGGGCTCGTCTTCGACGGCCACCCCGCGCTCACGCGCATCATGATGCCGGACGACTGGCAGGGCTTCCCACAGCGGAAGGACTACCCGCTCGGCGGCATTCCCGTCGAGTACAAGGGCGCCCAGATCCCGGCTCCGGACCAGCGGAGGTCGTACAGCTGA
- a CDS encoding NADH-quinone oxidoreductase subunit D, translating into MSTPSASASSASARETTEGTVYTVTGGDWDEVARSAAEADDERIVVNMGPQHPSTHGVLRLILEIEGETVSEARCGIGYLHTGIEKNLEFRTWTQGTTFVTRMDYLTPFFNETAYCLGVEKLLGIEDQIPDRATLIRVLLMELNRMSSHLVCIATGGMELGATTIMIYGFRDRELILDIYELITGLRMNHAYIRPGGLAQDLPPGAVDQIREFVKKMKKNLPEYDKLATGNPIFKARMQDVGYLDLTGCMALGATGPILRSAGLPHDLRKSQPYCGYETYDFEVPTADTCDSYGRFLIRVEEMRQSLRIIEQCLDRLRPGPVMVADKKIAWPAQLALGPDGLGNSLDHIKKIMGTSMEALIHHFKLVTEGFRVPPGQAYTAVESPKGELGVHVVSDGGTRPYRVHFRDPSFTNLQAMAAMCEGGQVADVIVAVASIDPVMGGVDR; encoded by the coding sequence ATGAGCACTCCTTCTGCATCCGCTTCCTCCGCCTCCGCGCGCGAGACCACCGAGGGCACCGTCTACACGGTCACCGGTGGCGACTGGGACGAGGTCGCCAGGTCCGCGGCCGAGGCCGACGACGAGCGCATCGTCGTGAACATGGGCCCGCAGCACCCCTCCACGCACGGCGTGCTCCGGCTCATCCTGGAGATCGAGGGCGAGACGGTCTCCGAGGCCCGCTGCGGCATCGGCTACCTCCACACGGGCATCGAGAAGAACCTCGAATTCCGCACCTGGACCCAGGGCACCACGTTCGTCACGCGCATGGACTATCTGACGCCGTTCTTCAACGAGACGGCGTACTGCCTGGGCGTCGAGAAGCTCCTCGGCATCGAGGACCAGATCCCCGACCGCGCCACCCTCATCCGCGTGCTCCTGATGGAGCTGAACCGGATGTCCTCGCACCTGGTGTGCATCGCCACCGGCGGCATGGAGCTGGGCGCCACCACGATCATGATCTACGGCTTCCGCGATCGTGAACTCATTCTCGACATCTACGAGCTGATCACCGGCCTGCGCATGAACCACGCGTACATCCGGCCCGGTGGACTCGCCCAGGACCTGCCGCCCGGCGCGGTGGACCAGATCCGCGAGTTCGTGAAGAAGATGAAGAAGAACCTCCCCGAGTACGACAAGCTCGCCACCGGGAACCCCATCTTCAAGGCCCGCATGCAGGACGTCGGCTACCTCGACCTGACCGGCTGCATGGCCCTCGGCGCCACCGGCCCGATCCTGCGCTCCGCCGGGCTCCCCCACGACCTGCGCAAGAGCCAGCCGTACTGCGGCTACGAGACCTACGACTTCGAGGTCCCGACCGCCGACACCTGCGACTCCTACGGACGCTTCCTCATCCGCGTGGAGGAGATGCGCCAGTCGCTGCGCATCATCGAACAGTGCCTGGACCGGCTGCGGCCGGGACCGGTCATGGTCGCCGACAAGAAGATCGCCTGGCCCGCCCAGCTCGCGCTCGGCCCGGACGGCCTCGGCAACTCGCTCGACCACATCAAGAAGATCATGGGCACCTCCATGGAGGCCTTGATCCACCACTTCAAGCTGGTGACGGAGGGCTTCCGGGTGCCGCCCGGCCAGGCCTACACCGCCGTGGAGTCCCCCAAGGGCGAACTCGGCGTGCACGTCGTCTCCGACGGCGGCACCCGCCCCTACCGGGTGCACTTCCGCGACCCGTCCTTCACCAACCTGCAGGCCATGGCGGCGATGTGCGAGGGCGGCCAGGTCGCCGACGTCATCGTCGCCGTCGCGTCCATCGACCCCGTGATGGGAGGCGTCGACCGGTGA
- the nuoE gene encoding NADH-quinone oxidoreductase subunit NuoE: protein MPRLPAPDYPADVRARLEADAKEVIARYPDSRSALLPLLHLVQSEEGYVTRTGMRFCAEVLDLTTAEVTAVATFYTMYRRRPSGDYQVGVCTNTLCAVMGGDAIFEALQEHLGVGNGGTTEDGKVTLEHIECNAACDFAPVVMVNWEFFDNQTPHSAKRLVDDLRAGVQAEPTRGAPLCTFKETARILAGFPDERPGAVEATGGAGPASLIGLRLAKGEAPPARVVHPRTGGPEGAQPHDPSPSEHLSSHDAPQRTSASDPSHSAGPVGEDREEGE, encoded by the coding sequence ATGCCCCGACTCCCCGCCCCCGACTACCCGGCCGACGTACGGGCCCGGCTCGAAGCGGACGCCAAGGAGGTCATCGCCCGCTATCCGGACTCCCGCTCAGCCCTGCTGCCGCTGCTGCACCTGGTGCAGTCGGAGGAGGGGTACGTCACGCGCACCGGGATGCGGTTCTGCGCGGAGGTGCTCGACCTGACCACCGCGGAGGTCACGGCCGTCGCGACCTTCTACACCATGTACCGGCGGAGGCCCTCCGGCGACTACCAGGTCGGCGTGTGCACCAACACGCTCTGCGCGGTGATGGGCGGCGACGCCATCTTCGAGGCCCTCCAGGAGCACCTGGGCGTCGGCAACGGCGGGACCACCGAGGACGGCAAGGTGACGCTCGAACACATCGAGTGCAACGCCGCCTGCGACTTCGCGCCCGTGGTGATGGTCAACTGGGAGTTCTTCGACAACCAGACCCCGCACAGCGCCAAACGCCTCGTCGACGACCTGCGCGCGGGTGTCCAGGCCGAGCCGACCCGCGGCGCCCCGCTGTGCACCTTCAAGGAGACGGCCCGCATCCTCGCGGGCTTCCCCGACGAGCGCCCCGGAGCCGTCGAGGCCACCGGCGGCGCGGGCCCCGCCTCGCTGATCGGACTGCGCCTGGCCAAGGGCGAGGCGCCCCCCGCGCGCGTGGTGCATCCGCGCACGGGCGGCCCGGAGGGCGCACAGCCGCACGATCCGTCACCCAGCGAGCACCTGAGCTCGCACGACGCGCCGCAGCGGACCTCGGCATCCGACCCCTCGCACTCCGCGGGCCCGGTCGGCGAGGACCGCGAGGAGGGGGAGTGA
- the nuoF gene encoding NADH-quinone oxidoreductase subunit NuoF codes for MMTLAAEINETSPEKLLAPVLSAFWDQEKSWTLDVYRRHEGYEGLRKALAMEPDDLIAYVKESGLRGRGGAGFPTGMKWQFIPQGDGKPHYLVVNADESEPGTCKDIPLLFANPHSLIEGIVIACYAIRSSHAFIYLRGEVVPVLRRLHEAVREAYAAGYLGKNVLGSGLDLELTVHAGAGAYICGEETALLDSLEGRRGQPRLRPPFPAVAGLYACPTVVNNVESIASVPAILQRGKDWFTSMGSEKSPGFTLYSLSGHVASPGQYEAPLGITLRQLLDMSGGMRPGHRLKFWTPGGSSTPMFTDEHLDVPLDYEGVGAAGSMLGTKALQCFDETTCVVRAVTRWTEFYAHESCGKCTPCREGTYWLVQLLRDIEAGKGVMADLDKLNDIADNINGKSFCALGDGAASPIFSSLQYFRAEYEEHITGRGCPFDPAKSTLWADRPLENTEVNA; via the coding sequence GTGATGACCTTGGCCGCCGAGATCAACGAGACCAGCCCCGAGAAGCTGCTCGCCCCGGTCCTCTCGGCCTTCTGGGACCAGGAGAAGTCCTGGACCCTTGACGTCTACCGGCGCCACGAGGGCTACGAGGGACTGCGCAAGGCCCTGGCGATGGAGCCGGACGACCTCATCGCCTATGTGAAGGAATCCGGGCTCCGCGGCCGCGGCGGCGCGGGCTTCCCCACCGGGATGAAGTGGCAGTTCATCCCGCAGGGCGACGGCAAGCCGCACTATCTAGTTGTCAACGCCGACGAGTCGGAGCCCGGGACCTGCAAGGACATCCCGCTCCTCTTCGCGAACCCGCATTCCCTCATCGAGGGCATCGTGATCGCCTGCTACGCGATCCGTTCGTCGCATGCCTTCATCTATCTGCGTGGTGAGGTCGTCCCCGTACTGCGGCGGCTGCACGAGGCCGTGCGCGAGGCGTACGCGGCGGGCTACCTCGGCAAGAACGTCCTGGGCAGCGGACTCGATCTCGAACTCACCGTGCACGCGGGCGCGGGCGCGTACATCTGCGGTGAGGAGACCGCGCTGCTCGACTCGCTCGAAGGCCGCCGTGGTCAGCCGCGACTCCGTCCCCCTTTCCCTGCGGTCGCGGGTCTCTACGCGTGCCCCACTGTTGTCAATAACGTCGAGTCCATCGCATCGGTTCCCGCGATCCTGCAGCGCGGCAAGGACTGGTTCACCTCGATGGGAAGCGAGAAGTCGCCCGGCTTCACGCTGTACTCGCTCAGCGGGCACGTCGCCTCGCCCGGCCAGTACGAGGCGCCCCTCGGCATCACGCTGCGCCAACTGCTCGACATGAGCGGCGGCATGCGGCCCGGTCACCGCCTCAAGTTCTGGACGCCGGGCGGCTCTTCGACGCCGATGTTCACCGACGAGCACCTCGACGTCCCGCTCGACTACGAGGGCGTCGGCGCCGCCGGATCCATGCTCGGCACCAAGGCGCTGCAGTGCTTCGACGAGACCACCTGCGTCGTGCGCGCGGTGACGCGCTGGACCGAGTTCTACGCCCACGAGTCCTGCGGCAAGTGCACGCCCTGCCGCGAAGGGACGTACTGGCTCGTGCAGTTGCTGCGCGACATCGAGGCGGGCAAGGGCGTGATGGCCGACCTCGACAAGCTCAACGACATCGCCGACAACATCAACGGCAAGTCCTTCTGCGCCCTCGGCGACGGCGCCGCCTCGCCGATCTTCTCCTCGCTCCAGTACTTCCGCGCGGAGTACGAGGAGCACATCACCGGCAGGGGCTGCCCCTTCGACCCCGCCAAGTCGACGCTCTGGGCCGACAGGCCCCTGGAGAACACGGAGGTGAACGCATGA
- a CDS encoding NADH-quinone oxidoreductase subunit G, translated as MTVTTNSAPSGGGEAAVPPEDLVTLTIDGIEISVPKGTLVIRAAELLGIEIPRFCDHPLLDPAGACRQCIVEVEGQRKPMASCTITCTDGMVVKSQLTSPVAEKAQHGVMELLLINHPLDCPVCDKGGECPLQNQAMSHGNAESRFEGSKRTYEKPVPISTQVLLDRERCVLCARCTRFSNQIAGDPMIELVERGALQQVGTGEGDPFESYFSGNTIQICPVGALTSHAYRFRSRPFDLVSSPSVCEHCAGGCATRTDHRRGKVMRRLAQDEPEVNEEWICDKGRFGFRYAQKPDRLTTPLVRNAASGELEPASWPEALETAARGLAAARGRAGVLTGGRLTVEDAYAYSKYARVALDTNDIDFRARVHSSEEADFLAARVAGRGRDLDGTGVTYAALEKAPAVLLVGIEAEEEAPGVFLRLRKAWRKHGQRTYAVATHATRGLVKAGGTLLAAAPGTETEWLDALAAGVGIEDDGAKAAEALRAEGAVIVAGERLAAVPGALTAAVRAASATGASLVWIPRRAGERGAVEAGAVPSLLPGGRPATDPRARDEVAAAWGVAELPHRYGRDTGQIVEAAATGELGALLVGGVEVADLPDPPRAREALDQVGFLVSLEQRPSEVTERADVVLPVAAVAEKPGTFLNWEGRARLFEAALKPDQMTRRLAPTDARVLHMLADAGDVPLGLPDLLAVRRELDRLGGWDGPRATEPLETAVQLPRPAVGEAVLAGHRLLLDRGRLQEGDDALAGTRHAAVARLSAATAAEAGVKDGDTLAVTGTAGRFEIPLAVTEMPDRVVWLPLNSVGGGIASDTGALPGELVRIGPAVRVEPAQGAQEVQS; from the coding sequence ATGACAGTGACCACGAACAGCGCTCCCTCCGGGGGCGGGGAGGCGGCCGTTCCGCCGGAAGACCTGGTCACGCTGACGATCGACGGCATCGAGATCAGCGTCCCCAAGGGGACCCTGGTCATCCGCGCCGCCGAGCTCCTCGGCATCGAGATCCCGCGCTTCTGCGACCACCCGCTGCTCGACCCCGCGGGCGCCTGCCGCCAGTGCATCGTCGAGGTCGAGGGCCAGCGCAAGCCGATGGCGTCCTGCACGATCACCTGCACCGACGGCATGGTCGTCAAGTCGCAGCTGACGTCGCCGGTCGCCGAGAAGGCCCAGCACGGCGTGATGGAGCTGCTGCTCATCAACCACCCGCTGGACTGCCCGGTCTGCGACAAGGGCGGCGAGTGCCCGCTGCAGAACCAGGCCATGTCGCACGGCAACGCCGAGTCCCGCTTCGAGGGCAGCAAGCGCACCTACGAGAAGCCGGTGCCGATCTCCACACAGGTGCTGCTCGACCGCGAGCGGTGCGTGCTGTGCGCCCGCTGCACCCGCTTCTCCAACCAGATCGCCGGCGACCCCATGATCGAGCTGGTCGAGCGCGGCGCGCTCCAGCAGGTGGGCACCGGAGAGGGCGACCCCTTCGAGTCGTACTTCTCCGGGAACACCATCCAGATCTGCCCGGTGGGAGCGCTCACGTCGCACGCCTACCGCTTCCGGTCACGCCCCTTCGACCTGGTGTCGTCGCCGTCGGTGTGCGAGCACTGCGCGGGCGGCTGCGCCACCCGTACCGACCACCGGCGCGGCAAGGTCATGCGACGGCTGGCCCAGGACGAACCCGAGGTCAACGAGGAGTGGATCTGCGACAAGGGCCGCTTCGGCTTCCGGTACGCGCAGAAGCCGGACCGCCTGACCACGCCCCTGGTGCGGAACGCGGCCTCGGGTGAGCTCGAACCGGCCAGCTGGCCCGAGGCGTTGGAGACGGCCGCACGCGGCCTCGCCGCCGCGCGCGGGCGGGCCGGAGTCCTGACCGGCGGCCGCCTCACCGTGGAGGACGCCTACGCGTACAGCAAGTACGCGCGCGTGGCGCTCGACACGAACGACATCGACTTCCGCGCGCGGGTGCACTCCAGCGAGGAGGCCGACTTCCTGGCGGCACGGGTCGCCGGGCGCGGCCGGGACCTCGACGGCACCGGTGTCACGTACGCCGCCCTGGAGAAGGCGCCCGCCGTCCTGCTCGTCGGCATCGAGGCCGAGGAGGAGGCGCCCGGCGTCTTCCTGCGGCTCCGCAAGGCGTGGCGCAAGCACGGCCAGCGCACCTACGCCGTCGCCACGCACGCCACGCGGGGCCTGGTGAAGGCGGGCGGCACGCTCCTCGCCGCGGCGCCCGGCACGGAGACCGAGTGGCTGGACGCGCTCGCCGCCGGGGTCGGCATCGAGGACGACGGCGCGAAGGCCGCCGAGGCGCTGCGCGCCGAGGGCGCGGTCATCGTCGCGGGGGAGCGGCTCGCGGCCGTGCCGGGCGCGCTCACCGCCGCCGTGCGGGCCGCGTCCGCGACCGGCGCGTCGCTGGTGTGGATCCCGCGCCGCGCGGGCGAGCGCGGTGCCGTCGAGGCCGGCGCGGTGCCCTCGCTGCTTCCCGGGGGCCGCCCGGCCACCGACCCGCGCGCGCGGGACGAGGTCGCGGCCGCCTGGGGCGTGGCCGAACTCCCGCACCGCTACGGCCGGGACACCGGCCAGATCGTCGAGGCCGCCGCGACCGGCGAGCTGGGCGCCCTCCTGGTGGGGGGCGTCGAGGTCGCCGACCTGCCCGACCCGCCGCGCGCGCGTGAGGCGCTCGACCAGGTCGGCTTCCTGGTGTCGCTCGAACAGCGGCCGAGCGAGGTGACCGAGCGCGCCGACGTGGTCCTGCCGGTGGCCGCCGTCGCCGAGAAGCCGGGCACCTTCCTCAACTGGGAAGGCAGGGCCCGGCTCTTCGAGGCGGCGCTCAAGCCGGACCAGATGACGCGCCGCCTGGCACCCACCGACGCGCGCGTCCTGCACATGCTGGCCGACGCGGGCGACGTCCCCCTCGGCCTTCCCGACCTGCTGGCCGTCCGGCGCGAGCTCGACCGGCTCGGCGGCTGGGACGGGCCGCGCGCGACCGAGCCCCTGGAGACCGCGGTCCAGCTGCCGCGCCCGGCCGTCGGTGAGGCGGTGCTCGCCGGGCACCGGCTCCTGCTGGACCGGGGCCGCCTCCAGGAGGGCGACGACGCGCTCGCCGGCACGCGGCACGCGGCGGTGGCCCGGCTCTCGGCGGCCACCGCGGCGGAGGCGGGCGTCAAGGACGGCGACACGCTCGCCGTCACCGGCA